One genomic region from Pongo abelii isolate AG06213 chromosome 4, NHGRI_mPonAbe1-v2.0_pri, whole genome shotgun sequence encodes:
- the C4H5orf47 gene encoding uncharacterized protein C5orf47 homolog isoform X2, which produces MRARQPLTEAAMAGAGRGREQDSARFVYVTRFGSHQCGGVLHLGGRGAQGLWGQGPGAGCRQKPREAMAVAGVQGGSELPPGSQLRVPTTPGVEAAASASSQLQASRVQSGTRPSARAGLIQKDAAKKYDFPIPLNEASKIMKKKKKAQITQDESSYLLD; this is translated from the exons ATGAGGGCCCGACAGCCGTTGACTGAAGCTGCGATGGCGGGGGCAGGCCGGGGCCGGGAGCAGGACTCGGCGCGCTTCGTCTATGTGACGCGCTTCGGCTCGCATCAATGCGGTGGCGTCCTGCACCTGGGCGGGCGCGGAGCTCAAGGCCTTTGGGGTCAGGGGCCTGGGGCTGGCTGTCGCCAGAAGCCGAGGGAAGCGATGGCGGTGGCCGGCGTTCAGGGTGGCAGCGAGCTGCCCCCCGGTTCCCAGCTCAGGGTCCCCACGACCCCTGGTGTGGAGGCTgcggcctctgcctcctcccagctGCAGGCGTCGAGAGTTCAGAGCGGCACCAGACCGTCGGCGCGTGCAG GTTTAATCCAGAAGGATGCAGCTAAAAAGTATGATTTTCCCATACCATTGAATGAAGCTTCCAagataatgaagaaaaagaaaaag
- the C4H5orf47 gene encoding uncharacterized protein C5orf47 homolog isoform X1, translating into MRARQPLTEAAMAGAGRGREQDSARFVYVTRFGSHQCGGVLHLGGRGAQGLWGQGPGAGCRQKPREAMAVAGVQGGSELPPGSQLRVPTTPGVEAAASASSQLQASRVQSGTRPSARAGLIQKDAAKKYDFPIPLNEASKIMKKKKKALVWNRVYKVISRMLEENEKYRHRLKCQRLSSESSNYTR; encoded by the exons ATGAGGGCCCGACAGCCGTTGACTGAAGCTGCGATGGCGGGGGCAGGCCGGGGCCGGGAGCAGGACTCGGCGCGCTTCGTCTATGTGACGCGCTTCGGCTCGCATCAATGCGGTGGCGTCCTGCACCTGGGCGGGCGCGGAGCTCAAGGCCTTTGGGGTCAGGGGCCTGGGGCTGGCTGTCGCCAGAAGCCGAGGGAAGCGATGGCGGTGGCCGGCGTTCAGGGTGGCAGCGAGCTGCCCCCCGGTTCCCAGCTCAGGGTCCCCACGACCCCTGGTGTGGAGGCTgcggcctctgcctcctcccagctGCAGGCGTCGAGAGTTCAGAGCGGCACCAGACCGTCGGCGCGTGCAG GTTTAATCCAGAAGGATGCAGCTAAAAAGTATGATTTTCCCATACCATTGAATGAAGCTTCCAagataatgaagaaaaagaaaaag GCTTTAGTATGGAATAGAGTATACAAAGTCATTTCAAGAAtgcttgaagaaaatgaaaaatatagacaCAGGCTGAAATGCCAAAGGTTATCTAGTGAAA